The following are encoded in a window of Primulina eburnea isolate SZY01 chromosome 4, ASM2296580v1, whole genome shotgun sequence genomic DNA:
- the LOC140830077 gene encoding uncharacterized protein — MHRQATSDFVAKILVENFKGQLSLPEPKTIITMMQNKGVEISYFKAWRGRQLALDKLLGSPEESNRIMPSYLYMIEQVNRGSKTDLVTDSTEFVYLLLQPKMKLKEFINDDPNLVIISDRHISIINAVRTVYEHASHVHCSWHLSRNLKRVSSGKGGIDLFMKTTYVYKVSEFDKLYGCLKERYPNIASYLEMHSSPDKWSRAYSPGARYNIMTTNGVESINAKLKIEREMPIITLLDAIHKLTSKWFNKHGNVAGSATTTLTPSTEAILRANFTLSQRLKASQINAFEYHVYGDGKHEVVNLSDRSCSCRVFQIDKIPCAHAIAAIYGAKLDLYDFCSPYYSSQMWALAYADTIYLVPIANEWNIPDHFKYNVFPPDVKRKRGRAQKERILSIGEFGRKRTKKCGVCHEYGHYRKKFPKRQTDV, encoded by the exons ATGCATCGACAAGCAACATCAGACTTTGTAGCAAAGATTTtggttgaaaattttaaaggacAACTCAGTTTGCCTGAACCAAAAACCATAATTACAATGATGCAAAATAAAGGTGTTGAAATTAGTTACTTCAAAGCATGGAGGGGAAGACAACTTGCTTTGGATAAGTTGCTTGGCAGTCCTGAAGAGAGTAATCGAATTATGCCTTCATATTTGTACATGATTGAACAAGTGAACAGAGGCTCAAAAACTGATTTGGTGACAGATTCAACAG AGTTTGTTTACTTGTTGCTACAGCCCAAGATG AAGTTGAAGGAGTTTATTAATGATGATCCTAACTTGGTAATAATTTCTGACAGACATATATCTATTATTAATGCTGTTCGTACTGTATATGAGCATGCATCACATGTACATTGCTCGTGGCATCTTTCACGGAACCTTAAAAGAGTGTCTAGCGGAAAAGGTGGGATTGATTTGTTTATGaaaacaacatatgtatacaAAGTGTCTGAATTTGATAAGTTGTACGGATGTTTGAAAGAGAGGTATCCCAACATTGCATCGTATCTTGAAATGCATTCATCTCCTGACAAATGGTCTAGAGCTTATTCCCCTGGTGCTAGATACAATATAATGACGACAAATGGGGTAGAGTCAATAAATGCAAAACTTAAGATTGAAAGAGAGATGCCTATTATAACATTGTTGGATGCAATTCATAAATTAACTTCAAAGTGGTTCAACAAGCATGGAAATGTAGCAGGTTCAGCTACGACGACACTTACTCCATCGACAGAGGCTATCTTGAGAGCTAATTTTACATTGTCACAACGTTTGAAAGCATCTCAAATCAATGCATTTGAGTATCACGTATACGGTGATGGGAAGCATGAAGTTGTTAATTTATCTGATAGATCTTGTAGTTGTCGAGTGTTTCAAATTGATAAAATTCCATGCGCTCATGCAATTGCAGCAATTTATGGGGCAAAATTAGATTTGTATGACTTTTGCTCGCCCTACTACTCATCACAAATGTGGGCCCTCGCTTATGCTGATACCATATATCTGGTGCCCATTGCAAATGAATGGAACATTCCAGATCATTTTAAATACAATGTATTTCCCCCGGATGTCAAGAGGAAACGTGGTAGAGCACAAAAGGAAAGAATTCTTTCTATTGGGGAGTTTGGTCGGAAGCGAACTAAAAAATGTGGTGTATGTCATGAATATGGCCATTACCGAAAAAAATTCCCTAAGAGACAGACTGATGTATAG